One genomic region from Desulfallas thermosapovorans DSM 6562 encodes:
- a CDS encoding CTP synthase — protein MAKFIFITGGVVSSLGKGITAASLGRLLKSRGLKVAIQKLDPYINVDPGTMSPYQHGEVFVTEDGAETDLDLGHYERFIDVDLSKSSNVTTGGIYWSVINKERRGDYLGATIQVIPHITNEIKERVHRVARELDPDVVLVEIGGTVGDIESLPFLEAIRQLKSDLGRENVMYIHVTLVPYLRVANELKTKPTQHSVKELRSIGIQPDVLVCRTEKPLSREMVEKLALFCDTDLDAVVQAVDASHIYEVPLMMEEEGLGDLAVRRLNLNCPSVPDLTEWRAMVEKMKNLHRHTTIALVGKYVALPDAYLSVAEALRHAGLFHGARVDIRWINAEDLEEQPVDKFLAGVDGILVPGGFGDRGIEGKINAIRYARENKIPYLGICLGMQLAVVEFARNVMGWTMANSAEFNAHTQYPVIDLLPEQKELDRMGGTMRLGRYPCRLQPGTLAHSAYAEDIIYERHRHRYELNNRYRDDLARAGMVFSGTLPDRYLVEIVELKDHPWFVATQFHPEFKSRPYKPHPLFRDFIGAALAN, from the coding sequence TCCCTGGGTAAGGGAATTACCGCAGCTTCCCTGGGGCGATTGCTGAAGAGCCGTGGGTTGAAAGTGGCCATTCAAAAGCTGGATCCATACATTAATGTTGATCCCGGTACCATGAGCCCTTATCAGCATGGAGAAGTTTTTGTAACCGAAGACGGAGCGGAAACCGACCTGGATCTGGGTCACTACGAGCGGTTTATTGATGTGGATCTGAGTAAAAGCAGTAACGTAACCACCGGTGGTATTTACTGGTCGGTCATCAACAAGGAACGCCGGGGTGACTACCTGGGGGCCACCATTCAGGTCATTCCGCATATTACCAATGAAATCAAGGAGCGGGTGCACCGGGTGGCCCGGGAACTGGACCCCGATGTGGTGCTGGTGGAAATCGGGGGTACCGTGGGTGACATTGAATCATTGCCCTTTTTGGAGGCCATTCGCCAGTTGAAGAGTGATTTGGGCCGGGAGAATGTGATGTACATACACGTTACCCTGGTGCCCTATCTCAGGGTGGCTAATGAGTTGAAAACCAAGCCCACCCAGCACAGTGTAAAGGAATTGCGCAGTATCGGGATTCAGCCCGACGTGCTGGTCTGCCGTACAGAAAAACCCCTTTCCAGGGAAATGGTGGAGAAACTGGCCTTGTTTTGTGACACCGACCTGGATGCGGTGGTGCAGGCGGTGGACGCCTCGCATATTTACGAAGTGCCGCTCATGATGGAAGAAGAGGGCCTGGGAGATTTAGCCGTGCGGCGCTTGAACCTGAACTGCCCCAGTGTCCCCGATTTAACCGAATGGCGGGCCATGGTGGAAAAGATGAAAAACCTGCACCGGCATACCACCATTGCCCTGGTGGGTAAATACGTAGCCCTGCCCGACGCTTATTTAAGCGTGGCCGAAGCGCTGCGCCACGCCGGGCTGTTTCACGGTGCCAGGGTGGATATCCGCTGGATTAACGCCGAAGATTTGGAGGAACAACCGGTGGACAAGTTCCTGGCCGGAGTGGACGGTATTCTGGTTCCCGGCGGTTTCGGCGACCGGGGCATTGAAGGCAAAATAAATGCCATTCGCTATGCCAGGGAAAACAAGATACCCTACCTGGGTATTTGCCTGGGTATGCAGCTGGCGGTGGTGGAATTTGCCAGAAACGTTATGGGTTGGACCATGGCCAACAGTGCGGAATTCAATGCCCATACCCAGTACCCGGTGATTGATTTGTTGCCTGAACAAAAGGAACTGGACCGGATGGGCGGCACCATGCGCCTGGGCCGCTATCCCTGCCGGCTGCAGCCCGGCACGCTGGCCCACAGCGCTTACGCCGAAGACATTATTTATGAAAGGCACCGTCACCGTTACGAGTTGAATAATCGTTACCGTGATGACCTGGCAAGGGCGGGAATGGTATTCAGCGGTACCCTGCCCGACCGCTACCTGGTGGAGATAGTGGAGCTAAAAGACCACCCGTGGTTTGTGGCCACCCAGTTCCACCCCGAGTTCAAGTCACGTCCCTATAAACCCCACCCGTTATTCCGGGATTTCATCGGGGCCGCGCTGGCAAATTAA
- the sppA gene encoding signal peptide peptidase SppA — MLKRKIIAGLIIGIAVLSLMAAALYRGGGGDGYPGKGRSGNVVGVIDINGTIAGGAGSGGLFSVVAGSGSIMEQLRRAAGDPSVKAVVLRLNTPGGTAAASQEIALEVDRLRRAGKKVVASMGDVAASGGYWIACRCDKIVANPGTMTGSIGVIMQSQNLQGLYEKLGVDPVVFKSGPHKDMGSTSRGVTEEEQRIFQSMVDDMYRQFVKTVSEGRGLEETRVREVADGRVFTGSQAMENGLVDYLGNYYDAIDIAADLAGIQGEPEVLNLSPVYPWWGMLGGLESGLLSIDRWAWLLLDVPPIH; from the coding sequence ATGCTCAAACGTAAAATAATAGCCGGTCTGATTATCGGTATAGCTGTACTGTCCCTTATGGCCGCCGCCCTGTACCGGGGTGGTGGGGGAGATGGTTATCCCGGTAAGGGCCGTTCCGGCAACGTGGTGGGGGTTATTGATATTAACGGCACCATTGCCGGCGGCGCCGGATCCGGTGGCCTGTTCTCGGTGGTGGCCGGTTCCGGGTCCATCATGGAACAGTTGCGCCGGGCCGCCGGTGACCCTTCGGTTAAAGCGGTGGTGCTGCGTTTGAATACCCCCGGCGGCACTGCGGCGGCCTCCCAGGAAATCGCCCTGGAGGTGGACCGGTTGCGCCGGGCGGGCAAAAAAGTGGTGGCTTCCATGGGCGATGTGGCGGCTTCCGGTGGATACTGGATTGCCTGTCGCTGTGATAAAATAGTGGCCAATCCCGGCACCATGACCGGCAGCATCGGGGTGATTATGCAATCTCAGAATTTGCAGGGTCTTTATGAAAAGCTGGGTGTGGACCCCGTGGTTTTCAAGAGCGGCCCGCACAAGGACATGGGCTCGACTTCTAGAGGCGTTACCGAAGAGGAACAGCGCATTTTCCAGAGTATGGTGGATGATATGTACCGGCAATTTGTAAAAACCGTATCCGAGGGGCGGGGTCTGGAGGAGACCAGGGTGCGGGAAGTGGCCGACGGGCGGGTTTTCACGGGCAGCCAGGCCATGGAAAACGGCCTGGTGGATTACCTGGGCAACTATTATGATGCCATTGATATAGCGGCTGATTTGGCCGGTATCCAGGGAGAGCCCGAGGTACTGAACCTGTCGCCCGTATATCCCTGGTGGGGTATGCTCGGCGGCCTGGAATCAGGGCTGTTGTCCATTGACCGGTGGGCCTGGTTACTGCTTGATGTTCCGCCAATCCATTAA
- a CDS encoding Yip1 family protein — MDNRQTNHEHFRPEDHSAGHVPVDNLAVPGGEPVPRNSGEENVYTAEQKDNIVNNHQDKNNILEIFYGVLFEPARTFAGFAQNPPIGAIVILFVALNLAEALTAIFTTPVYLNRVDLRDLPWGSAGTAQTIMSFAAVAGFLFSVIKWFFMAGLLHLLAALYGGTGRAKSVWAVYGAAALPAVFMIPVQIAAGLLDTGGLFGFTSGLVTLGLYVWGVVLLITGLREVHGFSTGRAVLTVFTPALVLLLMVLVTLIFIGTVASTIMAPFMAPQIF, encoded by the coding sequence ATGGATAACCGGCAAACAAACCACGAGCATTTTCGGCCGGAGGATCATTCCGCCGGCCACGTACCGGTGGATAACTTGGCTGTGCCCGGCGGTGAGCCTGTTCCCCGTAATAGTGGCGAAGAAAATGTATATACAGCGGAACAAAAGGATAATATCGTTAATAACCACCAGGATAAAAATAACATATTAGAAATTTTTTATGGCGTTCTTTTTGAACCGGCCCGTACTTTCGCCGGCTTTGCCCAAAATCCTCCCATTGGGGCAATCGTAATCCTTTTTGTGGCCCTTAACCTGGCGGAGGCCTTGACCGCTATTTTTACCACCCCGGTATATCTTAACCGGGTGGATCTCAGGGACCTGCCCTGGGGAAGCGCCGGAACTGCCCAAACCATTATGTCGTTTGCCGCCGTGGCCGGTTTTTTATTCAGTGTTATAAAATGGTTTTTTATGGCCGGTTTATTGCACTTGCTGGCGGCACTATACGGCGGTACAGGCCGGGCGAAAAGTGTATGGGCGGTATATGGCGCGGCCGCTTTACCCGCCGTATTTATGATACCGGTCCAAATAGCCGCCGGCCTTTTGGACACCGGGGGACTGTTTGGCTTCACCAGCGGGCTTGTGACCCTGGGACTGTATGTCTGGGGCGTTGTGCTGCTAATCACCGGGCTGCGGGAAGTACACGGTTTTAGCACGGGCAGGGCGGTACTCACTGTTTTTACCCCCGCTCTGGTGCTGTTATTGATGGTATTGGTAACGTTGATCTTCATTGGTACCGTTGCCTCAACCATTATGGCTCCCTTTATGGCACCGCAAATTTTTTAA
- a CDS encoding response regulator, with the protein MPGPNCDILVIDDQAGVRWLIREALIDEGYSVDQAANGYEALAKLGENKYRLILLDVKMPGMNGLETLQAIKKVDSQVPVVMMTAYGELDMEETVQQITKPFDLNELRKLVRENLRA; encoded by the coding sequence ATGCCTGGTCCTAATTGCGATATACTTGTCATTGACGACCAAGCCGGTGTACGCTGGTTAATCCGTGAAGCACTAATTGATGAGGGGTATTCGGTAGATCAGGCCGCCAACGGTTATGAGGCCCTGGCAAAGCTGGGCGAAAATAAATATCGCCTGATATTGTTGGATGTGAAAATGCCGGGGATGAACGGCCTGGAAACATTGCAGGCCATCAAAAAAGTGGACAGCCAGGTGCCGGTGGTAATGATGACGGCTTATGGTGAGCTGGATATGGAGGAAACCGTCCAACAGATCACCAAACCTTTTGATTTGAACGAATTGCGTAAATTAGTGCGGGAAAACCTGCGAGCATAA
- a CDS encoding class II fructose-1,6-bisphosphate aldolase, with product MSLVPVSTLLREARAGGYAVGAFNCNNMEIVQAIAAAAEAERAPVIMQASQGAIKYAGIEYITAMVGVAASMVSVPVALHLDHGTSFEQVMQCIRSGFSSVMIDGSKHALEENIALTKQVVAAARPVGVSVEAELGKIGGTEDDIHVSEADAFFTDPEEARVFVEETGVDALAVAIGTAHGRYKGEPKLDFARLEKIHSLVNIPIVLHGSSGVPEEAIREAIRLGVCKVNIDTNIREAFVDRCRKVLADYPDEIDPRKILGPAREAAVELIREKISIFGSSGKA from the coding sequence ATGAGTTTGGTTCCGGTAAGTACATTGCTGCGGGAAGCCCGGGCGGGCGGTTATGCGGTGGGTGCTTTCAACTGCAATAACATGGAGATTGTACAGGCCATTGCCGCCGCCGCCGAAGCTGAAAGGGCACCGGTGATCATGCAGGCCAGCCAGGGGGCGATTAAATATGCCGGCATAGAATATATTACCGCCATGGTGGGTGTAGCCGCATCCATGGTGAGCGTGCCTGTGGCGCTGCACCTGGACCACGGCACCAGTTTTGAGCAGGTGATGCAGTGTATCCGTTCCGGGTTTTCATCCGTTATGATCGACGGCTCAAAACATGCCCTTGAGGAAAATATCGCCCTTACCAAACAGGTTGTGGCCGCCGCCAGGCCGGTGGGGGTATCGGTTGAGGCCGAACTGGGTAAAATCGGTGGTACGGAGGATGACATTCATGTCAGTGAGGCCGACGCTTTCTTTACCGATCCCGAGGAAGCACGGGTTTTTGTAGAGGAAACCGGGGTGGACGCGCTGGCCGTAGCCATCGGTACGGCCCACGGCCGTTACAAGGGCGAACCGAAGCTGGATTTTGCCCGGCTGGAAAAGATACACTCACTGGTGAACATCCCCATTGTGCTGCACGGCTCTTCAGGAGTACCCGAGGAGGCTATCCGGGAGGCTATCCGGTTGGGGGTTTGTAAAGTAAACATAGATACCAATATCCGCGAAGCATTTGTGGATCGCTGCCGTAAAGTGCTGGCCGATTACCCCGATGAAATAGACCCGCGTAAAATACTGGGCCCGGCCCGGGAGGCGGCGGTGGAACTGATTAGAGAAAAAATCAGTATTTTCGGCAGTTCCGGCAAAGCTTAG
- the fsa gene encoding fructose-6-phosphate aldolase, with product MKLFIDSANVDEIRSASELGVISGVTTNPSLIAREGRDFGEVVREITTIVDGPISAEAVSTRAEAMIPEAEELAAIHPNIVVKIPMNGEGLKCVSALSKKGIKTNVTLVFSANQALLAALAGATYVSPFVGRLDDIGHDGVGLVRDIVEIYDLHGLETEIISASIRHPLHVTQSALAGAHIATVPYKVLLQMLKHPLTDLGIEKFLADWAKVPKK from the coding sequence ATTAAACTATTCATAGATTCAGCCAATGTGGATGAGATCAGGTCGGCAAGCGAACTGGGCGTGATTAGTGGAGTAACCACCAACCCATCGTTAATTGCCCGGGAGGGACGTGACTTTGGCGAAGTGGTCCGGGAAATTACCACCATTGTGGACGGCCCCATAAGTGCCGAAGCAGTGAGTACCAGGGCCGAGGCCATGATACCCGAAGCCGAGGAGCTGGCCGCCATCCACCCCAATATCGTGGTCAAGATACCCATGAACGGTGAAGGATTAAAGTGTGTCAGCGCGCTGTCCAAAAAAGGAATCAAAACCAATGTTACTCTGGTGTTTTCAGCCAACCAGGCTTTGCTGGCCGCCCTGGCCGGAGCTACCTACGTGAGCCCCTTTGTGGGCCGGCTGGATGATATCGGCCATGACGGGGTGGGGCTGGTCCGGGACATTGTCGAAATATATGACCTGCATGGCCTGGAAACAGAAATCATCTCCGCCAGCATCCGTCATCCCCTGCATGTGACGCAATCGGCGCTGGCCGGTGCCCACATTGCCACCGTTCCCTACAAAGTACTGCTGCAAATGCTCAAGCATCCTTTGACTGATTTAGGTATTGAAAAATTTCTGGCCGATTGGGCCAAGGTGCCCAAAAAGTAA
- a CDS encoding DUF2062 domain-containing protein — MRITGRIKDYYNRVMDLPDAPTKVARGAALGVALDFLPIPVISIPVAYLVARVVGGNGLAGALTAAFFKWAVPFFYLMNVATGNLLLGFKLPEDMAAMAMAGTPANWMDQLVQLGIPFLVGAAVNALLAWLALYFVVRRLLLARHTRRGIKRKDIKC; from the coding sequence TTGCGTATTACCGGGCGCATCAAAGATTATTACAACCGGGTAATGGACCTGCCGGATGCGCCCACCAAGGTGGCCCGGGGCGCAGCCCTGGGGGTGGCCCTTGACTTTTTACCCATCCCTGTAATCAGTATCCCCGTTGCCTATCTGGTGGCCCGGGTGGTGGGCGGTAATGGTCTGGCCGGTGCTTTGACGGCTGCTTTCTTTAAATGGGCGGTACCATTTTTCTACCTGATGAACGTGGCTACGGGCAACCTGCTGCTGGGCTTTAAATTACCAGAGGATATGGCGGCAATGGCCATGGCGGGTACGCCGGCCAATTGGATGGACCAACTGGTACAGTTGGGTATACCGTTTTTGGTAGGGGCGGCGGTGAACGCGCTACTGGCCTGGCTGGCCTTATATTTCGTGGTACGGCGCTTGCTGCTGGCCAGGCACACCCGCAGAGGGATCAAACGCAAGGATATAAAATGCTAA
- the rho gene encoding transcription termination factor Rho, whose product MNYNENELASKTLAELYALAKELELTGCSRLRKKELVAEIVRAQMEKSGLQYSSGVLEILPDGYGFLRPGHFLRSYDDIYVSSSQIRRFDLRTGDLVAGQVRGPKDTERYSALLRVEQVNNTDPEEAAKRLHFAGLTPLFPRERISLETDKDKLSTRIIDLIAPIGKGQRGLLVSPPKAGKTVLLKSIANSVTTNHPEIYLIVLLIDERPEEVTDMERSVRGDVISSTFDEPPENHVRVADLVLERAKRLVEHGRDVLILLDSITRLARAHNLVVPPSGRTLSGGVDPSSLHRPKRFFGAARNLEEGGSLTILATALVETGSRMDDVIFEEFKGTGNMELILDRRLAERRIFPAIDVLRSGTRREDLLLSKDELELNWYFRKATAGLSPAEAMEYISERLKKTKSNRELLRAFCNIRGQKNSKPGECPGFPD is encoded by the coding sequence TTGAATTATAATGAAAATGAATTAGCAAGTAAAACACTGGCTGAGTTATACGCCCTGGCCAAGGAACTGGAACTTACCGGGTGCTCCCGGTTACGCAAAAAGGAATTGGTTGCCGAGATTGTCAGGGCGCAGATGGAGAAAAGCGGCCTGCAGTATTCCAGCGGTGTGCTGGAAATACTCCCGGACGGTTACGGTTTTTTAAGGCCGGGACACTTTTTGCGCAGTTACGATGATATATACGTTTCATCCTCCCAAATCAGGCGATTTGACTTGCGTACCGGTGACCTGGTAGCCGGGCAAGTCCGTGGCCCCAAGGACACAGAACGGTATTCAGCGCTGCTGCGTGTTGAGCAGGTGAACAATACCGACCCTGAAGAAGCTGCTAAAAGGCTGCATTTTGCCGGACTCACCCCTCTATTTCCCCGAGAGCGGATTTCCCTGGAAACCGATAAGGATAAACTCTCCACTCGGATCATCGACTTGATTGCTCCCATTGGAAAAGGCCAGCGCGGGCTTTTGGTATCGCCGCCCAAGGCGGGCAAAACCGTGCTTTTAAAGTCCATAGCCAACAGCGTTACCACAAATCACCCGGAAATTTATTTAATTGTACTGCTTATAGATGAGCGCCCCGAGGAAGTTACCGATATGGAGCGTTCGGTACGCGGCGATGTAATTAGTTCTACATTTGACGAGCCGCCGGAAAACCACGTCCGGGTGGCCGACCTGGTGCTGGAACGAGCCAAGCGGCTGGTGGAACACGGCCGGGATGTGCTGATTTTACTGGACAGCATCACCCGCCTGGCCAGGGCGCACAACCTGGTGGTGCCGCCCAGCGGTCGCACGTTGAGCGGCGGTGTGGATCCCTCTTCACTGCACAGGCCGAAGCGTTTTTTCGGTGCCGCCCGTAATTTGGAGGAGGGCGGTTCCCTGACCATTCTGGCCACCGCGCTGGTGGAGACGGGCAGCCGCATGGATGATGTAATATTCGAGGAATTCAAGGGCACCGGCAACATGGAACTGATTCTGGACCGCCGCCTGGCGGAACGCCGGATTTTCCCGGCCATTGACGTGCTCCGTTCCGGCACCCGGCGGGAAGATTTGCTGCTCAGCAAAGACGAGCTGGAGCTGAACTGGTATTTCCGCAAAGCCACCGCCGGCCTGTCACCCGCCGAAGCTATGGAATACATCAGCGAGCGACTGAAAAAGACTAAATCCAACCGAGAGTTGCTCCGGGCCTTTTGTAATATCCGCGGGCAAAAAAATTCCAAACCGGGGGAATGCCCTGGTTTTCCGGATTAA
- a CDS encoding M23 family metallopeptidase, whose translation MFKCSKNNIIIAGLAVLLVAGFLAAGLKPAQARLDELLSPDAPYVTEPVAGQTGRQDANQPVAAVPGVYVVQKGDTLSHIASRYDLDVKQLVELNNLKDDNHIIKGQVLMLPGNVIPYQVGRGESLSLIAVRFGVPEEKLVEMNDLDDPDRLLAGQQLLIPAGRGGPEGQVSRGLPLSQLKWPVVGWISSPYGIRDGSMHEGLDIAADHGQPVRAVREGKVVFAGPRGTYGNTVIIDHGNGLRTLYAHNSRVLVSEGQRVTAGQRIALVGSTGRSTGPHLHFEVLLNGTPVDPLLCLERAYS comes from the coding sequence ATGTTTAAATGCAGTAAAAATAACATCATCATTGCGGGCCTGGCAGTTTTGCTGGTGGCGGGCTTTTTGGCCGCCGGGCTTAAGCCGGCCCAGGCCAGGTTGGATGAACTGTTGAGCCCTGATGCACCATATGTGACAGAACCTGTGGCCGGCCAAACCGGGCGGCAGGACGCGAACCAGCCGGTGGCGGCTGTGCCCGGGGTTTATGTGGTGCAAAAGGGGGACACCCTGAGCCATATTGCATCGCGGTATGATCTCGATGTAAAGCAGTTGGTGGAGCTTAATAATCTAAAGGATGATAATCATATCATTAAAGGGCAGGTGTTGATGCTGCCCGGCAATGTGATACCCTACCAGGTGGGCCGGGGCGAATCCCTCAGCTTAATTGCCGTGCGGTTCGGGGTGCCGGAGGAAAAGCTGGTGGAAATGAACGATCTGGATGACCCGGATCGCCTGCTGGCCGGGCAGCAGTTGCTGATCCCGGCGGGCCGGGGTGGCCCGGAGGGCCAGGTTTCCCGGGGCTTGCCCCTGAGCCAGCTTAAATGGCCCGTGGTGGGCTGGATCAGTTCCCCCTATGGTATACGGGACGGTTCCATGCATGAAGGGCTGGATATCGCCGCCGACCATGGGCAGCCGGTGCGGGCCGTTAGGGAAGGAAAAGTGGTGTTTGCCGGGCCGCGGGGTACTTACGGCAACACGGTAATCATCGACCACGGCAATGGGCTGCGCACCCTTTACGCCCATAACTCCCGGGTTTTGGTGAGTGAGGGGCAGCGGGTAACCGCCGGCCAGCGCATCGCCCTGGTGGGCAGCACCGGTCGTTCCACCGGGCCGCACCTGCACTTTGAAGTGCTGCTGAACGGTACACCGGTGGACCCGCTGCTTTGCCTGGAGCGGGCATATTCTTAA
- the hepT gene encoding type VII toxin-antitoxin system HepT family RNase toxin codes for MTSDVIMNKVMTIKRCINRIHEVYDNNPRNLSDYTKQDSIVLNIQRACEAAIDLAMHIVAERDLGLPQSSREAFDLLQQNGIINRELSAKLKAMVGFRNIAVHDYQALNLDVVQNIINKHLTDFSAFAGRVLTLK; via the coding sequence ATGACCAGTGATGTAATAATGAACAAAGTAATGACTATTAAACGCTGCATTAACAGGATCCATGAGGTATATGACAACAATCCGCGCAATTTATCAGACTATACCAAACAGGATTCCATAGTATTGAATATCCAGAGGGCCTGCGAGGCGGCCATTGACCTGGCCATGCATATTGTGGCCGAAAGGGACCTGGGCCTCCCCCAGAGCAGCCGGGAGGCCTTTGATTTATTACAGCAAAATGGTATCATTAACCGGGAGTTAAGTGCAAAATTGAAGGCTATGGTGGGCTTTCGCAACATTGCAGTGCATGATTACCAGGCTCTCAACCTGGATGTGGTACAGAACATTATCAATAAGCATTTGACGGATTTTAGCGCCTTCGCCGGTCGGGTATTGACCTTAAAGTAA
- the mntA gene encoding type VII toxin-antitoxin system MntA family adenylyltransferase antitoxin — protein sequence MYLDKHKIELIKAYLVEKIAPYLIIVFGSAAADKMLPTSDVDIAFLAEKKFSGYRLFMIGRQLADKLGRDVDLVDLQSASTVFQARVITTGKIIYCTDETKRMLFYMLTLKKYARLNEERRPVLDKLLAGGNKSHC from the coding sequence TTGTATCTGGATAAGCACAAAATTGAGCTAATCAAGGCATATTTAGTGGAAAAAATAGCGCCTTATTTAATTATTGTTTTCGGCTCGGCAGCAGCGGACAAAATGCTGCCCACAAGCGACGTAGATATTGCCTTTTTGGCCGAAAAAAAATTCAGCGGCTACCGGCTGTTTATGATTGGCCGGCAACTGGCGGACAAACTTGGCCGGGATGTGGATTTGGTGGATTTACAATCCGCCTCCACGGTATTTCAGGCCAGGGTAATAACCACCGGAAAGATTATTTATTGTACCGACGAGACCAAGCGCATGTTATTTTACATGCTCACCCTGAAAAAATATGCCCGTTTGAATGAAGAACGCCGCCCGGTGCTTGATAAACTGTTAGCCGGGGGAAATAAATCCCACTGCTAA
- a CDS encoding radical SAM protein, translating to MQLLYADEQGRMYDHGLGAVGRTGDRLVEIVEEDMLELPPGASLTLLPGSTPVGMDGRGDFKLLQRVPGGGGPALAVGALLPQGYTRTLLPGYRRRAGKPLPLLGYAAVAWRDGRVYVAATRTDEPDRWDPVHYNTADLPQLVQRRLARAPKNRILAQLAHCALEYSCYTAQNIFYTRWEGGLPMSPACNARCLGCISLQPAECCPSPQSRLTFKPTGSEAVEVALHHLLHAPEGIISFGQGCEGEPALAAGDIAPVIERVRQKTGRGTINMNSNGGYTRGVEKICRSGLDSLRVSLISARQQVYQAYYRPRDYRLADVARSISIARSRGVYVSLNLLVLPGLNDRDIEIEAMVKFITDNGVNKVQLRNLNIDPDFLFRFVPAAGEICGIDGLIEALRGIPGLELGNFSRPV from the coding sequence ATGCAATTATTGTATGCCGATGAACAGGGGCGTATGTACGACCACGGGCTGGGGGCGGTGGGCCGCACCGGTGACCGCCTGGTGGAGATAGTTGAAGAAGATATGCTGGAGCTGCCGCCGGGGGCGTCATTAACGTTGTTACCCGGCAGCACTCCGGTGGGTATGGACGGGCGCGGTGACTTCAAGCTGCTGCAGCGGGTGCCCGGCGGAGGTGGGCCGGCCCTGGCCGTGGGTGCCCTGCTGCCCCAGGGATATACCCGCACCCTGCTGCCCGGGTACCGGCGCCGGGCGGGCAAGCCCTTGCCCCTGCTGGGTTATGCCGCGGTGGCCTGGCGGGACGGCCGGGTTTATGTGGCCGCCACCCGCACCGATGAGCCGGACCGCTGGGACCCGGTACATTATAACACGGCGGATTTGCCGCAATTGGTGCAAAGGAGATTGGCCCGGGCACCGAAAAACCGGATACTGGCCCAGCTGGCCCACTGCGCCCTGGAGTATAGCTGCTATACCGCCCAAAATATTTTTTACACCCGCTGGGAAGGTGGACTGCCCATGTCCCCGGCCTGCAACGCCCGCTGTTTGGGCTGTATATCGCTGCAGCCCGCCGAGTGTTGTCCCTCCCCCCAGAGCAGGCTCACCTTTAAACCCACCGGTTCCGAGGCGGTGGAAGTGGCTTTGCACCACCTGCTGCACGCCCCGGAGGGAATCATCAGCTTTGGCCAGGGCTGCGAGGGGGAACCGGCGCTGGCGGCGGGCGATATAGCGCCGGTGATTGAACGGGTGCGGCAAAAAACCGGCCGGGGCACCATTAATATGAACAGCAACGGGGGGTATACCCGGGGGGTGGAGAAAATTTGCCGCTCCGGGTTGGATTCCCTGCGGGTCAGTTTGATCAGTGCCCGGCAGCAGGTGTACCAGGCCTACTACCGGCCCCGGGACTACCGCCTGGCCGATGTGGCCCGCTCCATCAGCATCGCCCGCTCCAGGGGGGTGTATGTGTCGCTGAACTTGCTGGTGCTGCCCGGTCTTAATGACCGCGACATCGAAATTGAGGCGATGGTTAAATTTATTACCGATAACGGTGTGAACAAGGTGCAGCTGCGCAATTTAAACATTGACCCCGATTTTCTTTTCCGCTTCGTACCCGCCGCGGGGGAAATATGCGGCATTGACGGGCTCATTGAGGCGCTGCGGGGTATTCCGGGATTAGAGCTGGGTAACTTTTCAAGGCCGGTGTAG
- the rpmE gene encoding 50S ribosomal protein L31, whose protein sequence is MKEKIHPKYGEAKVTCVCGETFTTGSTKKEIKVEICSKCHPFYTGSQRTVETGGRAEKFRKKYGLK, encoded by the coding sequence GTGAAGGAAAAAATTCATCCCAAGTATGGAGAAGCTAAAGTAACCTGCGTATGCGGTGAAACTTTTACCACCGGCTCCACAAAAAAGGAAATCAAGGTGGAGATTTGCTCCAAATGCCACCCGTTTTACACCGGTTCCCAGCGGACCGTTGAAACAGGCGGGCGAGCGGAAAAATTCCGCAAAAAGTATGGCTTAAAATAG